From Chlamydiifrater volucris, one genomic window encodes:
- the bioB gene encoding biotin synthase BioB — MTDTLRTNPSFSLEEILEILNSPLFELIHRANGVLRSNFPPSELQTCYLMSVKTGGCVEDCAYCAQSSRYNTHVSPEAMMKIVDVVENARLAIKNGATRICLGAAWRNVKNNHQFDRVLEMVKSITDMGAEVCCALGMLAPDQAKKLAEAGLFAYNHNVDSSPEFYETIISTRKYEDRLNTLDVVQEAGISVCCGGIIGMGETMLDRAKMFHVLASREHPPESVPVNILWPVKGTPLEDSPPIPFWDILRTLATARIVFPYSMVRMSAGRAFLSMEQQTLCFIAGANSIFFGEKLLTVENNSMEDDKAMLELLGMKPRPSFMKSRGNPCSKNDS, encoded by the coding sequence ATGACAGACACTTTACGGACCAATCCTTCTTTCTCTTTGGAGGAGATTTTAGAAATACTTAACTCGCCATTATTCGAACTCATCCATAGAGCGAATGGTGTTCTCCGCTCCAATTTCCCTCCTTCAGAACTTCAAACTTGCTATCTTATGTCAGTAAAAACTGGCGGTTGTGTCGAGGACTGCGCTTATTGTGCACAGTCCTCCAGATACAACACACATGTCTCTCCAGAAGCAATGATGAAGATAGTGGATGTTGTAGAAAACGCAAGGTTAGCCATCAAAAATGGCGCCACTCGAATATGTTTGGGAGCTGCTTGGAGAAATGTGAAAAATAATCATCAGTTCGATCGTGTTCTAGAAATGGTTAAATCCATCACAGATATGGGTGCAGAGGTTTGTTGTGCCTTAGGAATGCTGGCACCTGACCAAGCTAAAAAACTTGCTGAAGCTGGTTTGTTTGCATATAACCATAACGTGGACTCCTCCCCGGAATTTTATGAGACCATCATCTCCACAAGAAAATATGAAGACCGTCTTAACACCTTAGATGTTGTCCAAGAAGCAGGTATCAGCGTTTGCTGCGGGGGAATCATAGGAATGGGAGAAACAATGCTTGACAGAGCCAAGATGTTTCACGTGCTTGCTTCAAGAGAACACCCTCCAGAATCCGTTCCTGTGAATATTCTGTGGCCAGTAAAGGGCACTCCTTTGGAAGATTCTCCTCCAATACCTTTTTGGGATATCTTACGGACTCTAGCAACTGCTCGCATAGTATTCCCTTACTCCATGGTCAGGATGTCTGCAGGACGAGCGTTCCTTAGCATGGAACAACAAACATTGTGTTTTATAGCTGGAGCAAATTCTATCTTTTTTGGAGAAAAACTGTTAACAGTGGAAAATAACTCCATGGAGGATGACAAAGCTATGTTGGAATTGTTAGGAATGAAACCCCGCCCCTCCTTTATGAAGAGTAGAGGGAACCCATGTTCAAAGAACGATTCCTAA
- a CDS encoding DUF1389 domain-containing protein: MSSANTLSAGGSTRLPQKTTNGEQSASSSLPEWLKVSRSSIVSRSIIALVTNIMVVSGVLLMVGACLGWLNVASVAFFAVMLVAGAITLFKAQDEVYDVFLEEKPEEKKEERLVHRQLECFREFSRGFKNVLAAHYSENLNKFLTEENLSLLEIREFLSKISSSGVKEFFLSEEDFSQSSVEEGLARFSSNVKKTFSPQLSEKILSFWPLLSRPWLSKDENLAAYSDTLENLLKERCPLVWLSEFLSKCHKGHWLSGYRAVFQKRVPMSLKSSSAYCVSRLGLLESSSTIFSLKWWVLSKVVTKEEYEKMVEDYGCGFKEEFLSKVQQCQEVFQKFIEENKDLQIDVPTFKEFQVLCEHKISPEAFLSLSELSKERLDFFSRLTDHNGSNLLAKWLRSFGDCLHDVNSESFSCFYPYTVYKYFASSVMCLTEEEILENLDDDKAFSRMLSELSGLLIEIEEISDSWYVTNRVLDAS, translated from the coding sequence ATGAGCAGCGCCAACACTCTTTCTGCCGGTGGATCCACCAGGTTGCCTCAAAAAACCACTAATGGGGAGCAGAGTGCTTCCTCTTCGTTACCAGAGTGGTTAAAAGTAAGTCGATCGTCCATAGTGAGTCGGTCTATAATAGCTCTGGTTACTAACATCATGGTGGTTTCTGGAGTTCTATTAATGGTTGGGGCCTGTTTGGGATGGTTAAATGTTGCTTCGGTGGCTTTCTTTGCTGTGATGCTTGTTGCAGGAGCTATTACTCTTTTTAAAGCTCAAGATGAAGTTTACGACGTCTTTTTGGAAGAAAAACCTGAAGAAAAGAAAGAAGAGAGATTAGTTCATAGGCAGTTGGAGTGCTTTCGAGAGTTCTCTCGTGGTTTTAAAAATGTTTTGGCGGCCCATTATTCTGAGAATTTGAATAAATTCCTTACTGAAGAAAATCTTTCTTTATTGGAAATCAGGGAGTTTTTATCAAAAATCAGTAGTTCCGGTGTGAAAGAATTCTTTCTCTCCGAAGAAGACTTTTCTCAATCTTCGGTAGAGGAAGGGCTCGCTCGTTTTTCTAGTAATGTGAAAAAGACGTTTTCTCCTCAACTTAGTGAAAAAATCCTTAGCTTTTGGCCATTGCTGTCTAGGCCATGGCTTTCCAAAGATGAGAATCTTGCTGCTTACTCAGATACATTGGAAAATCTTCTTAAAGAAAGATGCCCGCTGGTTTGGTTGTCTGAGTTTTTGAGTAAATGCCATAAGGGTCATTGGTTAAGCGGTTACAGGGCTGTTTTCCAAAAGAGGGTTCCCATGTCTCTGAAGAGCTCTTCCGCATACTGTGTGTCTAGGCTTGGACTTTTAGAATCGAGTTCCACTATTTTCTCTTTAAAGTGGTGGGTGCTTTCGAAAGTTGTTACAAAGGAAGAGTATGAGAAAATGGTAGAAGACTATGGTTGCGGCTTCAAGGAAGAATTCTTATCAAAAGTCCAACAGTGTCAGGAAGTATTCCAGAAGTTCATTGAAGAAAACAAAGATCTTCAGATTGATGTTCCAACATTCAAAGAATTTCAGGTACTTTGTGAACATAAGATTTCTCCAGAAGCCTTTCTCAGCTTGTCCGAATTAAGTAAAGAAAGGTTGGACTTCTTCTCTCGACTTACTGACCATAACGGCAGCAACTTATTAGCGAAATGGTTAAGGTCGTTTGGAGATTGCTTGCATGACGTAAATTCTGAAAGTTTCTCCTGTTTTTATCCCTACACTGTATACAAGTATTTTGCCTCCTCTGTCATGTGTTTAACGGAGGAAGAGATCTTAGAAAATCTGGATGATGATAAAGCCTTTTCTAGAATGTTAAGTGAGCTTAGTGGTTTGTTGATCGAGATCGAAGAAATTTCGGATAGTTGGTATGTAACTAATAGGGTTTTGGACGCAAGTTAA
- a CDS encoding DUF1389 domain-containing protein → MKFCSFYSVFGGDKLGGCSNVLKISNIVLFVLEVLAAAFVLSVSCVLCFGVPSSSIVGFFASVAISAIFLILSYLIFRDLKVSREHSLLLDTPIRKGLSSEEGVERQEDSRLREESVSKIQLFDHLMLEDMGPVERSMKEMNNFQTVSPGFLEEIVENRISSETVKHFVRKENLTFEETLELLNALPVLHLDEEELKERLSPNLFKKVTSYGIKWLRSFARLKVDFGNLSFLFRAFCLQNCPLFLFSNFVEESFSDFSLWRIKKFFKFKKDFSLSAVAAYSVSRLGLAFRRDTFFSKKYWLFSLAAARYRGIYESMMVHYHFMNKEMFEEMVGFFMRVFDEYVGRKGGRWGISPGSIELSREDVCLLCEHGIGFSGLYFLSMLKFDQLQLLERASNVCGKNLLADLMLSIGDSLFHPRFSSMFSEEELSFRRPSRSIRGITWSELNVLLKWLEDGKEESVETFLSQLEGREIKIQSCNDQSWYTSLRLYDSASLCSNCSVLKRTSREQARVLPWINWNRSVYKRERIRKNDV, encoded by the coding sequence ATGAAGTTTTGCAGTTTTTATTCGGTGTTTGGGGGTGATAAATTAGGGGGATGTTCTAATGTATTGAAGATTAGCAACATTGTGTTGTTTGTGTTGGAAGTTTTAGCAGCAGCATTTGTTTTGTCCGTCTCTTGTGTTTTATGTTTTGGAGTGCCGTCTTCTAGTATCGTTGGCTTTTTTGCTAGCGTAGCAATCTCTGCGATCTTTCTTATTTTGTCTTATTTAATATTCAGAGATCTCAAGGTTAGCAGGGAGCATTCTCTCCTTTTGGACACTCCAATTCGGAAAGGACTATCTTCTGAAGAAGGGGTTGAGAGGCAAGAGGACAGTCGTCTTCGAGAGGAATCTGTATCAAAAATTCAACTTTTTGATCATTTGATGCTTGAGGATATGGGCCCAGTGGAAAGGTCTATGAAAGAGATGAACAACTTTCAGACTGTTTCTCCAGGATTTTTAGAAGAAATCGTTGAGAACAGAATATCTTCAGAAACTGTTAAACATTTTGTCAGAAAAGAGAACCTAACATTTGAGGAAACTCTAGAACTTCTTAATGCACTACCTGTCTTGCACCTTGATGAAGAGGAATTAAAGGAAAGATTATCCCCAAACTTATTTAAAAAAGTTACTTCATACGGAATAAAGTGGTTAAGGAGTTTTGCAAGATTGAAAGTAGATTTTGGGAACTTAAGCTTTTTATTTCGGGCTTTTTGTCTTCAAAATTGTCCGCTGTTTTTATTTTCAAACTTTGTAGAAGAAAGCTTTTCTGATTTTTCTTTATGGAGAATTAAAAAATTTTTCAAGTTTAAAAAAGATTTTTCTTTATCTGCAGTTGCTGCCTACAGTGTTTCTAGATTAGGGCTTGCCTTTCGAAGAGACACTTTTTTCTCGAAGAAGTATTGGCTTTTTTCTCTGGCAGCTGCTCGTTATAGGGGTATCTACGAATCCATGATGGTGCATTACCATTTCATGAACAAAGAGATGTTTGAAGAAATGGTAGGATTTTTTATGCGGGTATTTGATGAATACGTGGGAAGGAAAGGAGGTCGATGGGGAATCTCTCCTGGAAGTATAGAGCTGTCTAGAGAGGATGTTTGCCTTCTTTGTGAGCACGGAATAGGATTTTCTGGACTGTATTTTCTATCGATGTTGAAGTTCGATCAACTACAATTACTAGAAAGGGCTTCTAACGTTTGTGGAAAGAATCTTTTAGCAGATTTAATGTTGTCTATCGGAGACAGTTTATTTCACCCTAGGTTTTCTTCAATGTTTTCTGAAGAAGAATTGTCGTTTCGACGACCTTCTCGCTCTATTAGAGGGATCACTTGGTCAGAGCTCAATGTTTTGCTAAAATGGCTTGAGGATGGGAAGGAAGAAAGCGTAGAGACTTTCCTCAGTCAATTAGAAGGGCGAGAGATCAAGATTCAAAGTTGCAACGATCAATCTTGGTATACTAGTCTTCGTTTGTATGACAGTGCCTCCCTTTGCTCTAATTGTTCTGTTTTAAAAAGGACTTCTAGAGAGCAAGCTAGGGTCCTTCCTTGGATAAATTGGAATCGGTCTGTATACAAAAGGGAAAGGATAAGAAAGAATGATGTCTAA